A stretch of the Serratia marcescens genome encodes the following:
- the hisL gene encoding his operon leader peptide, translated as MTRVQFNHHHHHHPD; from the coding sequence ATGACACGCGTTCAGTTCAACCACCATCATCACCATCACCCTGACTAG
- a CDS encoding SDR family oxidoreductase — translation MKKVAIIGLGWLGMPLALSLMGRGYDVVGSKTTPDGVEAARMSGIECYQLELTPELVCDPDDLESLLRVDALVVTLPARRTVEGSENYFNAVRMLVDSAMAFGVPRVIFTSSTSVYGETAGTLREESPLRPVSPSGQVLAELERWLHELPNTSVDILRLAGLVGADRHPGRFLAGKLDVKGGSQGVNLVHQDDVIAAIQLLLKLPKGGHVYNLCAPHHPAKREFYPALAEQLHLEPPQFADEAVQDERLVDGNRICNELGFEYQYPDPARMPVS, via the coding sequence ATGAAAAAGGTAGCCATTATTGGTTTGGGTTGGCTGGGCATGCCGTTGGCGCTGTCGCTGATGGGGCGCGGGTATGATGTGGTCGGCAGCAAAACCACGCCGGACGGCGTCGAGGCCGCGCGCATGAGCGGCATCGAATGCTATCAACTGGAGCTGACGCCGGAGCTGGTGTGCGATCCGGACGATCTGGAATCGCTGCTGCGCGTGGATGCGCTGGTGGTGACGCTGCCCGCGCGCCGCACCGTCGAAGGCAGCGAGAACTATTTCAATGCGGTGCGCATGCTGGTGGACAGCGCGATGGCCTTCGGCGTGCCGCGGGTGATCTTTACCAGTTCCACCTCGGTGTACGGCGAAACCGCCGGCACGCTGCGCGAAGAGTCGCCGCTGCGGCCGGTCTCGCCGTCGGGCCAGGTGCTGGCCGAGCTGGAGCGCTGGCTGCATGAATTGCCGAACACCTCGGTGGACATTCTGCGGCTGGCGGGGCTGGTGGGCGCCGATCGCCACCCCGGTCGCTTCCTGGCGGGCAAACTCGACGTGAAGGGCGGGTCGCAGGGGGTGAATCTGGTGCACCAGGACGACGTCATCGCCGCCATCCAACTGTTGCTGAAGCTGCCGAAGGGCGGCCATGTGTACAATCTGTGCGCGCCGCATCATCCGGCCAAACGCGAATTTTACCCGGCGCTGGCCGAACAGCTGCACCTGGAGCCGCCGCAGTTCGCCGACGAAGCGGTGCAGGATGAGCGGCTGGTGGACGGCAACCGCATCTGCAACGAGCTGGGTTTTGAGTACCAGTATCCCGATCCGGCGCGCATGCCGGTCAGTTAA
- a CDS encoding LysR family transcriptional regulator, which translates to MESLGSLDVFVRVSESRSFTAAGQQLGISASAVSKTIARLEERLSVRLFHRSTRTVNLTPEGALFLERCRRILSEVKEAEAELLQTRGTPQGKLRISLPSLGTLFMPKLGDFKRRYPEIELDIDYSDRLVDVIEEGFDAVIRSGTPSDSRLVARRLGTCRKVFVGAPGYFSKAGMPSKPEDLTSHARLHYRFPSTGKLDVWPLGDKTEMIPERPASMVTNTLDPQVCFAEQGLGIAYLPEIAVRRQLEQGSLVTVLDEYDRENMVFHVLWPSGRHLSVKIRLFVDFVTSHLFPL; encoded by the coding sequence ATGGAAAGTCTGGGTTCTCTCGACGTTTTCGTTCGGGTCAGTGAAAGCCGCAGTTTCACGGCGGCCGGGCAACAGCTGGGGATCTCCGCGTCGGCGGTCAGCAAAACCATCGCCCGGCTGGAGGAACGGCTCAGCGTGCGGCTGTTTCACCGCTCCACCCGCACGGTCAACCTAACGCCGGAAGGGGCCTTGTTCCTGGAAAGGTGTCGACGCATTTTGAGCGAGGTGAAAGAGGCGGAAGCCGAACTGTTGCAAACGCGGGGAACTCCCCAGGGCAAGCTGCGCATCAGTCTGCCGTCGCTGGGCACGCTTTTCATGCCAAAACTGGGGGACTTCAAACGCCGCTATCCTGAGATCGAGCTGGATATTGATTATTCGGATCGGCTGGTTGACGTGATTGAGGAAGGTTTCGATGCCGTTATCCGCAGCGGAACCCCGAGCGACTCACGGCTGGTTGCCCGCCGGCTGGGTACCTGCCGCAAGGTTTTCGTTGGCGCGCCGGGTTATTTCAGCAAAGCGGGTATGCCGAGCAAGCCCGAGGATCTGACAAGCCATGCCCGTTTGCATTATCGCTTTCCCAGCACCGGCAAACTGGATGTCTGGCCGCTGGGAGACAAGACGGAGATGATCCCCGAACGGCCGGCCAGCATGGTGACAAATACCCTCGATCCGCAGGTGTGCTTCGCGGAGCAAGGGCTCGGCATCGCTTATTTGCCGGAAATCGCCGTGCGCAGACAGCTGGAACAGGGCAGCCTGGTGACGGTTCTGGATGAATACGACCGCGAGAACATGGTTTTTCATGTCCTCTGGCCGTCGGGCCGCCACCTGTCAGTCAAAATCAGGCTGTTCGTCGACTTTGTGACGAGCCACCTTTTCCCGCTTTAA
- a CDS encoding MFS transporter, with protein sequence MNQTTISAPAGSSERLPLGGLLALAMAAFITLLTEIMPAGVLSSIAGDLNVSESLAGQFITAYAVGALVAAIPLTALTQGMRRRPLLLSTIGGFAIVNLVTALSHDYHVSLATRFFAGVFGGIVWSLLAGYAVRMSPAHLGGRAIAISGAGATLALVLGVPLGTLLGRAIGWQGAFGLMTLMALMLVVWIIAIVPDFPGQAKAHRPSLSGVFLQCGIRAVLFVVFTFIVAHNILYIYLEPFLTPSGLSERVDIVLFIFGLGAIAGLGVAGMLVDRRVQSLTVMSIVIFALAAVLLGSGGRIAPMVYLAVALWGAAFGGFATLTQTALSRLSGRAADVAQSMYTTGWNTAVAAGGAIGGMLLDRGGAASFAWAIIGLLILSLTGTLFAMNRALASQR encoded by the coding sequence ATGAATCAAACGACGATATCTGCGCCTGCCGGGAGCAGCGAGCGGTTGCCGCTGGGGGGCCTGCTGGCATTGGCGATGGCCGCTTTTATCACGCTGCTGACCGAGATCATGCCGGCGGGCGTGCTTTCTTCGATCGCGGGCGATTTGAACGTATCTGAAAGTCTGGCGGGGCAGTTCATCACCGCCTATGCGGTGGGGGCGTTGGTCGCCGCTATTCCGCTCACCGCATTGACGCAAGGCATGCGGCGCCGCCCCTTGCTCTTGAGTACGATCGGCGGTTTTGCCATCGTTAACCTCGTCACGGCGCTGTCGCATGATTACCACGTCTCATTGGCGACGCGTTTCTTCGCCGGCGTTTTCGGCGGCATCGTTTGGTCCTTGCTGGCCGGTTACGCCGTGCGCATGTCACCGGCCCATCTTGGCGGCCGCGCTATTGCGATCTCCGGCGCCGGCGCCACCCTGGCGCTGGTGCTCGGCGTACCGCTCGGCACGTTGCTTGGCCGAGCCATCGGCTGGCAGGGCGCCTTTGGCCTGATGACGTTGATGGCGCTGATGCTCGTGGTGTGGATCATCGCCATCGTGCCGGATTTCCCCGGCCAGGCTAAGGCGCATCGCCCGTCTCTGAGCGGCGTATTCTTGCAATGCGGGATCCGCGCCGTGCTGTTCGTGGTGTTCACCTTCATCGTTGCCCACAACATTCTGTATATCTACCTGGAGCCTTTCCTCACGCCGTCGGGGTTATCCGAGCGGGTCGATATCGTGCTGTTTATCTTCGGGCTGGGCGCGATTGCCGGATTGGGCGTCGCCGGGATGCTGGTCGATCGACGAGTCCAATCTCTTACGGTGATGAGCATCGTCATCTTTGCCCTCGCCGCCGTGCTGCTGGGAAGTGGGGGGCGGATAGCCCCGATGGTGTATCTCGCGGTCGCATTGTGGGGCGCGGCTTTCGGCGGTTTTGCCACCCTCACGCAGACGGCATTGTCACGCCTTTCCGGCCGTGCGGCCGACGTGGCACAGTCCATGTATACCACGGGCTGGAATACCGCCGTGGCCGCCGGTGGCGCGATCGGCGGCATGCTGCTCGACAGGGGCGGGGCGGCCTCTTTTGCCTGGGCCATTATCGGGCTCCTCATCCTGTCTTTAACCGGCACGCTGTTTGCCATGAATCGGGCGCTGGCCTCTCAGCGATGA
- a CDS encoding LysR family transcriptional regulator, translating into MLTNLSDIDLKLLRVFVAVAEAQGVSAAQEALLMNQSTISTHLASLETRLGFRLCQRGRSGFRLTPKGERMLIACRSLFNAARDFTRVSQSLNGLLTGDLQIGLVDNLVSLPGNPFSQAIKHFQRRHQDVQLQCRICSPNEIEQGLLHRQLDLGIGYFGQQLEALRYQPWLEETQAIYCSEDHPLFAVEEPEREQIENARWVKRGYLLAQQLCPIAPPHLAAVAHHMESVAHLVLSGTCLGYLPTHYAARWVEQGLLRQLGGAALSYRATLSLVSRPVQPDEALNALLEDLARAARQSPHR; encoded by the coding sequence ATGCTCACCAACCTAAGCGATATCGATCTGAAACTGCTGCGGGTGTTCGTCGCGGTGGCGGAAGCCCAGGGTGTCAGCGCCGCGCAGGAAGCGCTGCTGATGAACCAGTCCACCATCAGCACCCACCTGGCCTCGCTGGAAACCCGGTTGGGTTTTCGCCTGTGCCAGCGCGGCCGCTCCGGCTTCCGGCTGACGCCCAAGGGCGAACGCATGTTGATCGCCTGCCGCTCGCTGTTCAACGCCGCCCGCGACTTCACCCGGGTCAGCCAGTCGCTGAACGGCCTGCTGACCGGCGATCTGCAGATCGGTCTGGTGGATAATCTGGTTTCGCTGCCGGGCAACCCGTTCAGCCAGGCCATCAAGCACTTCCAGCGCCGACATCAGGACGTGCAATTGCAGTGCCGCATCTGCTCACCGAACGAGATTGAGCAAGGGCTGCTGCACCGGCAGCTCGATCTGGGCATCGGCTACTTCGGCCAACAGTTGGAGGCGTTGCGTTATCAGCCGTGGCTGGAAGAGACGCAGGCGATCTACTGCAGTGAGGATCACCCGCTGTTCGCGGTGGAAGAACCGGAGCGCGAGCAGATTGAAAACGCGCGCTGGGTCAAGCGCGGCTACCTGCTGGCGCAGCAGCTGTGTCCGATCGCACCGCCGCACCTGGCGGCGGTGGCCCACCATATGGAAAGCGTCGCCCATCTGGTGCTGAGCGGCACCTGTCTCGGCTACCTACCCACCCACTACGCGGCGCGCTGGGTGGAACAGGGGCTGCTGCGGCAGCTGGGCGGCGCGGCGCTCTCTTACCGCGCCACGCTCAGCCTGGTCAGCCGCCCCGTCCAGCCCGACGAGGCGTTGAACGCGCTGCTGGAGGATTTGGCGCGCGCCGCACGCCAATCGCCTCATCGCTGA
- the speB gene encoding agmatinase, with protein MLNQPQSGNDMPRFAGIPTMMRLPVADQAHGLDAAFVGIPLDIGTSNRSGTRYGPRQIRQESVMIRPYNMGTGSAPFERLQVADLGDVAINPYSLADSVQRIEAAYHEILAHGCMPLTLGGDHTLTLPVLRAVARRHGPVGLIHVDAHSDTNEEMFGEQLAHGTTFRRAFEEGLLAPEKVVQIGLRGSGYAADDFDWSRRQGFRVVPAEACWHRSLTPLMAEIREQMGDAPVYLSFDIDGLDPAFAPGTGTPEVGGLSVWQGLEIVRGCCGLNLVGGDVVEVSPPYDRSGNTALLAANLLFEMLCVLPAR; from the coding sequence ATGCTGAACCAACCCCAAAGCGGTAACGATATGCCGCGCTTTGCCGGTATTCCCACCATGATGCGCCTGCCCGTAGCCGATCAGGCGCACGGTCTGGACGCCGCCTTTGTCGGCATTCCGCTGGATATCGGCACCTCCAACCGTAGCGGCACCCGCTATGGCCCGCGCCAGATCCGCCAGGAGTCGGTGATGATCCGCCCTTACAACATGGGCACCGGCTCCGCCCCGTTCGAACGGCTGCAGGTGGCCGATCTGGGGGATGTCGCCATCAACCCCTACAGCCTGGCGGACAGCGTGCAGCGCATCGAGGCGGCTTACCACGAGATCCTGGCGCACGGCTGCATGCCGTTGACGCTCGGCGGGGACCACACGCTGACGCTGCCGGTGCTGCGCGCCGTCGCCCGCCGACATGGCCCGGTCGGGCTGATCCACGTCGATGCGCATTCCGACACCAACGAGGAGATGTTCGGCGAACAGCTGGCGCATGGCACCACCTTCCGCCGCGCGTTCGAGGAAGGGCTGCTGGCGCCGGAAAAGGTGGTACAGATTGGCCTGCGCGGCAGCGGCTATGCGGCGGACGACTTCGACTGGTCACGCCGCCAGGGCTTCCGCGTGGTGCCGGCCGAGGCCTGCTGGCACCGGTCGTTGACGCCGCTGATGGCGGAGATCCGCGAACAGATGGGCGATGCGCCGGTTTATCTCAGCTTCGATATCGATGGGCTGGATCCGGCCTTCGCGCCGGGCACCGGCACGCCGGAGGTCGGTGGGCTGTCGGTCTGGCAGGGGCTGGAAATCGTGCGCGGCTGCTGCGGGCTGAACCTGGTGGGCGGCGACGTGGTGGAGGTGTCGCCGCCTTACGATCGCTCCGGCAACACGGCGCTGCTGGCCGCCAACCTGCTGTTTGAAATGTTGTGCGTGCTGCCGGCCCGCTGA
- a CDS encoding sodium:solute symporter, translating into MNLDLLVVVFYFLVIGAVGWMGIRRANSKEAYLVAGRNLGPGLYLGTLSAVVLGGASTIGSVKLGYTYGISGVWLCGALGLGIVVLSLVLAKPLLKLKLYTVSQVLSRRYHPAARVTSGAIMLAYDLMVAVTSIIAIGSVMQVMFGLSFSTSILLGGGLVVLYSTLGGMWSLTLTDIIQFIIMTVGMMLVLMPMSIVKAGGWEAFTSLLPAGYYRLSSIGLDTILVFFLIYFFGILIGQDIWQRVFTARSANVARFAGLGAGVYCVLYGVTGALIGMAGKIVLPSLSNTDGAFAAIAQAVLPVGVSGLVAAAELAALMSTASACLLASSTIALEDVLPAIRRKPSGGLAAGRFTTLLMGMAMLGLAFVVRDVLAALTLAYNLLVGGMLIPLVGAIFWPRATSAGAIASMLTGSLCVVGLMAWHGIDANSPIYGGLLGGGVAFVLGSLLSRPAAQLQPQTER; encoded by the coding sequence ATGAATCTCGATCTGCTGGTCGTGGTGTTTTACTTTCTGGTGATAGGCGCGGTGGGGTGGATGGGCATTCGCCGCGCCAATTCCAAAGAGGCGTATCTGGTCGCCGGGCGCAATCTGGGGCCGGGGCTGTATCTGGGCACGCTGTCGGCGGTGGTGCTCGGCGGCGCATCGACCATCGGCAGCGTTAAACTCGGCTACACCTACGGCATCTCCGGCGTCTGGCTGTGCGGCGCGCTGGGGCTGGGCATCGTGGTGCTGAGCCTGGTGCTGGCCAAGCCGCTGCTCAAACTGAAGCTGTATACCGTCAGCCAGGTGCTGTCGCGGCGCTATCACCCGGCGGCGCGGGTCACCAGCGGCGCGATCATGCTGGCGTATGACCTGATGGTGGCGGTGACCTCGATCATCGCCATCGGCAGCGTGATGCAGGTGATGTTCGGCCTGTCGTTCAGCACGTCTATCCTGCTCGGCGGCGGGCTGGTGGTGCTGTATTCGACGCTGGGGGGGATGTGGTCGCTGACGCTGACCGACATCATTCAGTTCATCATCATGACCGTCGGCATGATGCTGGTGCTGATGCCGATGAGCATCGTCAAGGCCGGTGGCTGGGAGGCGTTCACCAGCCTGCTGCCCGCCGGTTACTACCGGCTGTCGTCGATCGGGCTGGACACCATTCTGGTGTTCTTCCTGATCTACTTCTTCGGCATTCTGATCGGTCAGGACATCTGGCAGCGGGTGTTTACCGCCCGCAGCGCCAACGTGGCGCGCTTCGCCGGGCTGGGGGCGGGCGTCTATTGCGTGCTGTACGGCGTGACCGGTGCGCTGATCGGCATGGCCGGCAAGATCGTGCTGCCGTCGCTCAGCAACACCGACGGCGCCTTCGCCGCCATCGCGCAGGCGGTGTTGCCGGTCGGCGTCAGCGGGCTGGTGGCCGCCGCGGAGTTGGCGGCGCTGATGTCCACCGCCAGCGCCTGCCTGCTGGCCTCTTCCACTATCGCGCTGGAGGACGTATTGCCGGCCATCCGGCGCAAACCTTCCGGCGGGTTGGCCGCCGGGCGCTTCACCACGCTTCTCATGGGCATGGCCATGCTGGGGCTGGCGTTTGTGGTACGTGACGTGCTGGCGGCGCTGACGCTGGCCTATAACCTGCTGGTGGGCGGCATGCTGATCCCGCTGGTGGGGGCGATCTTCTGGCCGCGCGCCACCAGCGCCGGCGCCATTGCCAGCATGTTGACCGGCAGCCTGTGCGTGGTGGGGTTGATGGCCTGGCACGGCATCGACGCCAACAGCCCAATCTACGGCGGCCTGCTGGGCGGCGGCGTCGCCTTCGTGCTGGGCAGCCTGTTGAGCCGCCCGGCAGCACAGCTGCAGCCGCAAACCGAGCGTTGA
- a CDS encoding purine-cytosine permease family protein, whose amino-acid sequence MNNRNVASRPKIEVRSIDYVPRHERHGKVWHQAPFWFTGNFVLTTMVVGFTGPALGLGALYSMLAIAAGVGFGTFFMACHANQGPRMGLPQMIQSRAQFGLRGAIVPFAAVVFVYIGFNVFNVILATDAINTVLPGHRLPWYALLIAVAVLLAIVGHDMLHAVQRWLTYVMMAVFGVLTIGAVLSLRMDAAVGAGHFSWAAFLIQLSAAAGYQISYAVYVSDYSRYLPHETPSANVIFWTYLGAAGSALWLMSLGAFLASALPAPDAIGSVQAVGNAVYPGFGTLTVLIAVPSLVGIMAVNCYGAMLTSLSAIDAFRKVTPTLRLRMIGIGVVALTVFAVALAIPASYLTSFNTFVLLMLYFLVPWTAVNLMDFYVVRGGHYAIGEIFNPAGIYGRWGRSGLTAYAIGLLAMVPFMTLGFYTGPFAVLLGGADIAFLVGLLVAGSVYVVMCRKLDLEAERRVALCCEGLLEGERE is encoded by the coding sequence ATGAACAATCGCAATGTGGCGTCACGCCCAAAAATTGAAGTGCGCTCGATAGACTATGTGCCCCGTCACGAACGGCATGGCAAGGTTTGGCATCAGGCGCCGTTTTGGTTCACCGGTAATTTCGTTTTGACGACGATGGTGGTCGGTTTCACCGGCCCGGCGCTGGGGTTGGGCGCGCTTTATTCGATGCTGGCCATTGCCGCCGGCGTAGGGTTCGGCACGTTCTTCATGGCGTGCCATGCCAACCAGGGGCCGCGCATGGGGCTGCCGCAGATGATCCAGTCGCGGGCCCAATTCGGCCTGCGTGGGGCCATCGTTCCCTTTGCCGCCGTGGTGTTTGTTTACATCGGCTTCAATGTGTTCAACGTTATTCTCGCGACCGATGCGATCAACACGGTGTTGCCGGGCCACCGCCTGCCCTGGTATGCGTTGCTGATCGCGGTGGCCGTGCTGTTGGCGATCGTCGGCCACGATATGCTGCATGCGGTGCAGCGCTGGCTGACCTATGTGATGATGGCGGTGTTCGGCGTGCTGACAATCGGCGCCGTGTTGTCGCTGCGGATGGACGCCGCCGTCGGCGCCGGGCATTTCTCGTGGGCGGCCTTTTTGATTCAGCTGTCGGCCGCCGCCGGCTACCAGATCAGCTACGCGGTGTACGTCTCCGACTACTCACGCTATTTGCCGCATGAAACGCCGTCTGCCAACGTGATCTTTTGGACTTATCTGGGGGCCGCCGGATCGGCGCTTTGGCTGATGTCGCTGGGCGCATTTCTGGCCTCAGCCCTACCGGCCCCCGATGCGATCGGCAGCGTACAGGCGGTGGGTAATGCCGTTTACCCGGGGTTTGGCACGCTGACCGTGCTGATCGCCGTGCCCTCGCTGGTCGGCATCATGGCGGTCAACTGTTATGGCGCAATGCTGACCAGCCTCAGCGCGATTGACGCGTTCCGTAAAGTGACGCCGACGTTGAGATTACGCATGATCGGCATTGGCGTCGTCGCCCTGACGGTGTTTGCGGTTGCGTTGGCTATCCCGGCAAGCTATCTCACCAGCTTCAATACCTTCGTGCTGCTGATGCTGTATTTCCTGGTGCCCTGGACGGCGGTGAATCTGATGGACTTTTACGTGGTACGCGGCGGGCATTACGCGATCGGTGAAATCTTCAACCCGGCGGGGATCTACGGCCGCTGGGGGCGCTCCGGCCTGACGGCCTACGCGATCGGCCTGCTGGCGATGGTGCCGTTCATGACGTTGGGCTTTTACACCGGCCCCTTTGCTGTTTTACTGGGCGGCGCGGATATCGCTTTTCTGGTCGGCCTGCTGGTAGCCGGGAGCGTTTATGTCGTGATGTGCCGGAAGCTCGATCTTGAAGCCGAACGGCGGGTGGCGTTGTGCTGCGAGGGTTTATTGGAAGGAGAACGGGAGTGA
- a CDS encoding nitrilase family protein: protein MKEKISVACCQLALRVGEAEHNRALSAQAIRRAAQRGANVIVLPELVNSGYVLRDKTEARALAEAEDGPSLSLWVALARELDVAIVAGFCERLPDGEVANSAALIDAQGVRTIYRKAHLWHEESTIFTAGDRPPPVIETRFGRLAVMICYDLEFPEWVRLPALAGAQLLCAPVNWPLAPRPQGERPAEMVKAQANAAVNRLFIAVCDRCETERGVAWIGGSVIVDADGYPLTQSLAGEGMVLASMDIGAADDKHIGRHNHVHRDRRPKLY, encoded by the coding sequence GTGAAGGAAAAAATCAGCGTCGCATGCTGCCAGTTAGCGTTGCGGGTCGGGGAAGCGGAACACAATCGGGCGCTGTCCGCCCAGGCTATCCGCCGGGCGGCGCAGCGCGGCGCCAACGTCATCGTGCTGCCGGAGTTGGTGAACAGCGGCTATGTGCTGCGCGATAAGACAGAGGCGCGGGCGTTGGCCGAGGCCGAGGACGGGCCGAGCCTCAGTCTGTGGGTAGCCCTGGCGCGCGAGTTGGATGTGGCGATCGTCGCCGGTTTCTGCGAGCGCCTGCCCGATGGCGAGGTGGCCAACAGTGCGGCATTGATCGATGCGCAGGGGGTGAGGACGATTTATCGCAAAGCGCACCTGTGGCACGAAGAGAGCACCATTTTTACCGCCGGCGATCGGCCGCCGCCGGTCATCGAGACCCGCTTCGGCCGGTTGGCGGTGATGATCTGTTACGATCTCGAATTCCCTGAGTGGGTGCGGCTGCCGGCGCTGGCCGGCGCTCAGCTGCTGTGCGCGCCGGTCAACTGGCCGCTGGCGCCGCGCCCGCAGGGCGAACGGCCGGCGGAGATGGTGAAGGCGCAGGCCAACGCCGCCGTCAATCGGCTGTTCATCGCGGTGTGCGATCGTTGTGAAACGGAGCGCGGCGTTGCGTGGATCGGCGGCTCGGTGATCGTCGACGCCGACGGCTATCCGTTGACGCAGAGCCTGGCGGGCGAAGGCATGGTACTGGCATCGATGGATATCGGCGCGGCTGATGACAAGCACATCGGCCGCCACAATCACGTGCATCGCGATCGGCGGCCGAAGTTGTATTGA
- a CDS encoding magnesium and cobalt transport protein CorA produces MDSKSMVVNCVAYKAGQRLGEVTIDDISEVVKQPDTFVWLGLRQPEPAFMRKVQEEFGLHDLAIEDALCAHQRPKLETYGDSLFIVVKTAQWGEHDEIEYGETHFFVGKNFLVTVRHGASPSYAPIRAKAEENHKQMCRGPGFALYSVLDFVVDNYRSVVTRFESTIENIEANMFQSEFDQAAIENVYTLRRHLLALRNAALPMDEICNQLIRLHEEVIPKELRAYVRDVQDHAHQVVSNIDDMREMLTNAMHVNLALVTVKQNEVVKRLAGWGAILAIPTVVFSLYGMNFADMPELKFPWAYHATLGVTAVGCIFLYQKLKKSGWL; encoded by the coding sequence ATGGACAGCAAAAGCATGGTGGTGAACTGTGTGGCATACAAAGCCGGCCAACGGCTGGGCGAAGTGACCATCGACGATATCAGCGAGGTGGTCAAACAGCCGGACACCTTCGTCTGGCTGGGGCTCAGGCAGCCGGAACCGGCGTTTATGCGCAAGGTGCAGGAGGAGTTCGGCCTGCACGATCTGGCGATCGAAGACGCGCTGTGCGCGCATCAGCGGCCGAAGCTGGAAACCTACGGCGACTCGCTGTTCATCGTGGTCAAAACCGCGCAGTGGGGCGAGCACGACGAAATCGAATACGGTGAAACCCACTTCTTCGTCGGCAAAAACTTTCTGGTGACGGTGCGCCACGGCGCCTCGCCCAGCTACGCGCCGATCCGCGCCAAGGCGGAAGAGAACCACAAGCAGATGTGCCGCGGGCCGGGCTTCGCCCTCTATTCGGTGCTGGACTTCGTGGTGGACAACTACCGCAGCGTGGTGACGCGCTTCGAGAGCACCATCGAGAATATCGAAGCCAACATGTTCCAGTCGGAGTTCGATCAGGCGGCGATCGAGAACGTCTATACCCTGCGCCGCCATCTGCTGGCACTGCGCAACGCCGCGCTACCGATGGATGAAATCTGCAACCAACTGATCCGCCTGCACGAAGAGGTGATCCCGAAAGAGCTGCGCGCCTACGTGCGCGACGTGCAGGATCACGCGCATCAGGTGGTCAGCAACATTGACGACATGCGTGAAATGCTGACCAACGCCATGCACGTCAACCTGGCGCTGGTGACGGTCAAACAAAACGAAGTGGTGAAACGGCTGGCGGGCTGGGGGGCGATTTTGGCCATCCCGACGGTGGTCTTCAGCCTGTACGGCATGAACTTCGCCGACATGCCGGAGCTGAAATTCCCGTGGGCCTACCACGCCACGCTGGGAGTGACCGCCGTCGGCTGCATTTTCCTGTATCAGAAGCTGAAGAAATCGGGCTGGCTGTAA
- a CDS encoding GNAT family N-acetyltransferase: MDITVTDAIDEHTLDAIRQGLRAFNLPHIDARHRKPLSVYARDEAGTVIGGLTAETWGNWLSVEWLWVADSQRGSGLGGRLMRAAEREAQARGCRYARLDTFSFQARPFYEKLGYQLQMTLKDYPVEHECYFLTKTLTD; the protein is encoded by the coding sequence ATGGACATTACCGTTACCGACGCGATTGACGAACACACCCTTGATGCGATCAGGCAAGGTCTGCGCGCTTTCAACCTGCCGCATATCGACGCCCGTCACCGCAAGCCGCTCAGCGTCTATGCGCGCGACGAGGCCGGCACGGTGATCGGCGGGCTGACCGCCGAAACCTGGGGCAACTGGCTGAGCGTCGAGTGGCTGTGGGTGGCGGACTCCCAACGCGGCAGCGGCCTCGGCGGCCGGCTGATGCGCGCCGCCGAACGCGAGGCGCAGGCGCGCGGCTGTCGCTACGCTCGCCTGGATACCTTCAGCTTCCAGGCGCGGCCGTTCTACGAAAAGCTCGGCTATCAGCTGCAAATGACGCTGAAAGATTATCCGGTGGAACATGAGTGTTATTTTCTCACCAAAACCCTGACTGATTAA